The following are encoded together in the Proteiniphilum saccharofermentans genome:
- the ftcD gene encoding glutamate formimidoyltransferase: protein MNKIMECVPNFSEGRDKQKIEKIADAFRGKEGVKLLDYSGDADHNRSVITVAGEPEALKNAVIEAIGRAVELIDLTQHHGQHPRMGAVDVVPFIPIKNVTMEEAVVLSKEVAQTVGERFGLPVYLYEKSASATHRENLSAVRKGEFEGLSDKMKLPEWTPDFGPFKPHPTAGVVAIGARMPLVAYNVNLGTNNLEIATAISKKVRHVGGGLRFCKAMGVVLEDRGITQVSMNLTDYTKTAIYRAHELVRIEAQRYGVPVVGAEVIGLVPMEALVDTAAYYLGLENFSVNQVLETRLME, encoded by the coding sequence ATGAACAAAATCATGGAGTGTGTGCCCAATTTCAGTGAGGGACGCGACAAACAAAAGATCGAGAAGATTGCGGATGCATTCCGCGGTAAAGAGGGTGTAAAACTGTTGGATTACAGTGGAGATGCGGATCATAACCGGTCGGTGATTACCGTAGCAGGTGAACCGGAAGCATTGAAAAACGCAGTGATTGAAGCGATAGGACGAGCAGTGGAGTTGATTGACCTTACACAACACCACGGCCAGCATCCCCGCATGGGAGCGGTGGATGTGGTGCCGTTTATCCCGATTAAAAACGTGACGATGGAAGAAGCGGTGGTTTTGTCGAAGGAGGTTGCACAAACGGTGGGAGAGAGATTCGGCCTTCCGGTCTATCTTTACGAGAAATCGGCTTCGGCAACGCACCGCGAAAATCTCTCCGCCGTACGTAAGGGCGAATTTGAGGGATTGTCCGATAAGATGAAACTGCCGGAATGGACACCCGATTTCGGCCCTTTTAAACCGCATCCCACGGCCGGGGTCGTTGCTATCGGCGCACGCATGCCGTTGGTGGCTTACAATGTGAACTTGGGTACTAATAATCTGGAGATCGCGACCGCTATCAGCAAAAAAGTACGCCATGTCGGCGGAGGATTGCGGTTCTGCAAAGCGATGGGTGTGGTGCTGGAAGATCGTGGCATCACACAGGTATCGATGAACCTGACCGACTACACCAAAACAGCGATCTACCGGGCCCATGAGCTAGTGCGCATCGAAGCGCAACGTTACGGAGTGCCTGTGGTGGGCGCCGAAGTGATCGGACTTGTTCCGATGGAAGCATTGGTTGATACGGCCGCATACTATCTGGGACTCGAGAATTTCTCTGTCAATCAGGTACTTGAAACCCGTTTAATGGAATAA
- the hutI gene encoding imidazolonepropionase, with protein sequence MNNLIVKNAAQVVTCSGFEGKRGREMSDLQVIKGGTVIVTGGIISHVLHPGEGIPVSERDYTLIDASGKALLPGFVDPHTHFVFGGYREEEFSWRMRGDSYMDIMNRGGGIVNTARATREATEEELIESGRQRLDAMMRLGITTVEGKSGYGLDRDTELKQLRVMRRLNETHPMDIIPTFMGAHAIPEEWKGKEDEFIDFNIREMFPLVAGEKLAEAVDIFCEKGVFSVEQSRRYLAAAREHGFLLKMHADEIVPMGGAELAAELRCLSADHLLQASDEGIRAMAEADVVATLLPLTAFSLREKYARGREMIDTDCMVVALATDLNPGSSFTASVPLLFAIACIYMQLSPEEAVTAFTINSAAAINRADYIGSIDVGKQGDLILLQFPSYKFLPYHVGMNIVETVIKRGEIVFSMC encoded by the coding sequence ATGAATAACCTGATCGTAAAAAATGCCGCCCAGGTAGTTACTTGCAGCGGTTTTGAAGGAAAACGGGGTAGGGAGATGTCCGACTTGCAGGTGATTAAAGGCGGGACGGTGATCGTGACCGGCGGTATCATATCTCATGTGCTTCATCCCGGGGAAGGGATCCCTGTAAGCGAACGGGATTACACCCTGATCGATGCTAGCGGCAAGGCATTGCTTCCCGGGTTTGTCGATCCGCATACCCATTTCGTGTTCGGCGGATACCGTGAGGAGGAGTTCTCCTGGCGGATGCGGGGCGATAGCTATATGGATATTATGAACCGTGGAGGAGGCATTGTAAATACGGCCCGTGCTACACGTGAAGCGACGGAAGAGGAGTTGATAGAATCCGGCAGGCAGCGGCTCGATGCGATGATGCGGCTGGGTATTACCACTGTGGAAGGAAAGAGCGGATACGGGCTCGACAGGGATACCGAACTAAAACAGCTCCGCGTGATGCGCCGCCTGAATGAAACCCATCCGATGGATATCATACCAACCTTTATGGGGGCTCATGCCATACCGGAGGAGTGGAAGGGGAAAGAAGATGAATTTATCGATTTCAATATCCGTGAGATGTTTCCTCTTGTGGCAGGAGAAAAGTTGGCCGAAGCGGTCGATATCTTCTGCGAGAAAGGTGTTTTCTCCGTGGAACAATCGCGCCGCTACCTGGCAGCGGCGCGGGAGCATGGATTCCTGTTGAAGATGCATGCTGATGAAATAGTGCCGATGGGAGGAGCTGAATTGGCAGCAGAACTTCGTTGTCTCTCTGCCGACCACCTGTTGCAGGCATCGGACGAAGGAATTCGGGCCATGGCCGAAGCAGATGTAGTAGCCACACTATTACCCCTTACTGCCTTTTCATTGCGGGAGAAATATGCCCGGGGCAGGGAGATGATCGATACCGATTGTATGGTGGTAGCGCTGGCTACCGATCTCAATCCCGGAAGCTCATTCACTGCGTCGGTACCGTTGCTCTTCGCCATTGCTTGTATTTATATGCAGTTATCGCCCGAAGAAGCAGTCACTGCTTTTACCATCAACAGTGCGGCAGCCATCAACCGGGCTGACTATATCGGCAGCATCGATGTCGGTAAGCAGGGAGACCTGATATTGCTGCAATTCCCTTCCTATAAGTTCCTGCCTTATCATGTGGGGATGAATATCGTGGAAACGGTAATAAAAAGAGGAGAGATTGTCTTTTCAATGTGCTAA
- a CDS encoding cyclodeaminase/cyclohydrolase family protein has product MKLQDLTLKEFLEKTAANEALPGGGSSSALNAAIASALTGMMANLTVGKKNYAGVEEQMKKIVEEMEENRLHFINDIDRDADAYSLVMDAYKLPKETDEQKKLRSEKIQEAMKVASLVPMEVAERAHKMLDTIIETIRKGNKNAVTDGMVGLMACRTAIMGALLNVRINLGGINDTVFVEELKEKCERIEKDTITRENEMTDWVKSII; this is encoded by the coding sequence ATGAAACTACAGGATTTAACTTTAAAAGAATTTCTTGAAAAAACCGCGGCTAATGAAGCTCTTCCAGGCGGCGGCAGTTCTTCGGCATTGAATGCCGCTATCGCTTCGGCATTGACAGGGATGATGGCCAACCTGACCGTCGGTAAGAAAAATTATGCCGGTGTGGAGGAGCAAATGAAAAAAATCGTGGAAGAGATGGAGGAGAACAGGCTACATTTCATCAACGACATCGATCGTGACGCCGATGCATACAGTTTGGTGATGGATGCCTACAAACTGCCCAAGGAGACGGATGAACAAAAAAAACTGCGTAGCGAAAAAATTCAGGAAGCCATGAAGGTTGCTTCGCTCGTCCCGATGGAAGTAGCAGAACGGGCACATAAAATGTTAGATACCATCATTGAAACGATCCGAAAGGGAAATAAGAATGCCGTGACTGACGGGATGGTCGGCCTGATGGCTTGTCGTACTGCCATTATGGGAGCGTTGCTCAATGTCCGTATCAACCTGGGTGGTATCAACGATACGGTGTTTGTCGAAGAACTAAAAGAAAAATGTGAAAGGATTGAAAAAGATACTATTACCAGGGAGAACGAAATGACTGATTGGGTGAAATCTATAATTTAA
- the hutH gene encoding histidine ammonia-lyase gives MKNIYYIGEKELTLDDLKWIITENIKLELSPEAKERIQKCRDYLDKKMENQTGPIYGITTGFGSLYNRTISNDDLSTLQENLVKSHACSVGEEVPPLIVKLMFLLKAYALSLGYSGVQAVTVQRMLDLFNNDILPIVYDKGSLGASGDLAPLANLFLPLIGVGDVFYKGKKQDIGVVLDEFGWKPIRLKSKEGLALLNGTQFMSAHGVYAIMKAERLSKRADLIAAMSLDAYDGHIEPFEEKLQLIRPHQGQLETGRNIRRFLEGSDIISGEKKHLQDPYSFRCVPQVHGATKDAINYVKSVVMTEVNSVTDNPTIFPDDDEIISGGNFHGQPLAVAFDFLAIALAELGNISERRTAQLILGKRELPEFLVANPGLNSGFMIPQYVAASVVSQNKMYCAPASTDSIVSSNGQEDHVSMGATSAVKLLKVMDNLDIILSIELMNAAQAMEFRRPLKSSPLIERILKFYRKEVPFIDEDIVMYKEIRKTTSFLNRLEVEGL, from the coding sequence ATGAAAAATATCTACTATATAGGGGAAAAAGAACTTACATTGGATGACCTGAAATGGATCATTACCGAGAATATAAAGCTGGAACTGTCTCCTGAGGCCAAGGAGCGGATACAAAAATGCCGAGATTACCTTGATAAGAAAATGGAAAATCAAACAGGACCGATCTATGGCATCACTACCGGATTTGGTTCATTGTACAACCGCACGATTTCGAATGACGACCTAAGCACACTTCAGGAAAATCTGGTGAAATCACATGCTTGCAGCGTGGGTGAAGAGGTGCCTCCATTGATCGTCAAGCTGATGTTCCTGCTTAAAGCATATGCCCTCTCATTGGGTTATAGCGGAGTGCAGGCGGTGACGGTGCAACGGATGCTTGACCTGTTTAACAACGATATCCTACCCATCGTGTACGATAAAGGTTCACTGGGCGCTTCAGGTGACCTCGCACCGCTGGCTAATCTCTTCCTCCCTTTGATCGGTGTAGGTGATGTTTTTTACAAAGGAAAGAAACAGGATATAGGCGTGGTGCTCGATGAATTCGGATGGAAACCGATCCGGTTGAAGAGTAAAGAAGGACTGGCTCTGTTGAACGGTACACAGTTTATGTCGGCTCACGGAGTCTATGCCATTATGAAAGCGGAGCGGTTATCCAAACGGGCCGACCTGATCGCTGCCATGTCGCTTGATGCATACGACGGCCATATCGAACCGTTTGAAGAGAAACTACAACTTATACGACCTCATCAGGGACAACTGGAAACAGGAAGGAATATACGCAGATTCCTGGAAGGAAGCGACATCATCTCAGGAGAAAAGAAACATTTGCAAGATCCTTATTCTTTCCGTTGCGTGCCACAGGTGCATGGCGCGACCAAAGATGCTATTAATTATGTGAAATCGGTGGTGATGACGGAGGTCAATTCTGTGACCGACAATCCTACCATTTTCCCGGATGATGACGAGATCATTTCAGGTGGTAATTTCCATGGACAACCCCTTGCCGTGGCTTTCGATTTCCTGGCCATTGCCCTGGCGGAACTGGGGAATATCTCCGAACGGCGTACTGCCCAGCTTATCCTCGGCAAGCGGGAACTCCCGGAATTTCTGGTAGCCAATCCCGGTCTTAACTCAGGTTTTATGATCCCTCAATATGTGGCGGCCTCGGTGGTAAGCCAGAATAAGATGTATTGTGCTCCGGCAAGTACCGACTCGATCGTTTCGTCCAACGGCCAGGAAGATCATGTGAGCATGGGAGCTACGTCGGCTGTCAAATTGCTTAAAGTAATGGATAATCTTGATATCATCCTTTCCATAGAGCTGATGAATGCAGCGCAGGCGATGGAATTCAGGCGTCCCCTTAAATCATCTCCGTTAATTGAAAGGATACTGAAATTCTATCGCAAAGAGGTTCCCTTCATCGATGAAGATATTGTGATGTATAAAGAAATACGTAAAACAACTTCATTCCTTAACCGGCTGGAGGTAGAGGGGCTATAA
- a CDS encoding MFS transporter, which produces MVEKIHNTLRDSPVARWTALILLALTMFFAYMFIDVLAPLSTQLETSLKWSPDTFGAVAGSEYFLNVFVAFLIFAGIILDRIGVRRSAILSGILMVIGASIKLYGISDHFNAGGFGYDFFNSFWTGFPASAKVACMGFAIFGCGVEMAGITVSKGIVKWFAGKELALAMGLEMAIARLGVFSVFRLSPYLAEQGGITLSVGVGTLLLLIGLLSFSVYFFFDKKLDSQTDSLRTASDPEEEFKVSDLKAIFTSKTFMVVAGLCVLFYSAIFPFQKFATGMLESRLGMTTVEAGNLFSYFPIGAMILTPFLGWFIDHKGKAATMLFAGSLLVIICHLIFAITPVENFTFAVALGAIILLGISFSLVPAALWPSVPKLVDNKVLGSAYSIIFWIQNIGLMLTPILIGWSLKVSNPGVAERILAGEDIKYNYTVPMLIFAAFGVAALALAFYLKVLDKKKGYGLESPNIRK; this is translated from the coding sequence ATCGTGGAAAAAATTCATAACACGCTTCGTGATTCGCCTGTGGCCAGATGGACTGCATTGATCCTGCTTGCCCTTACGATGTTTTTTGCTTATATGTTCATTGATGTGTTGGCACCGTTGAGCACCCAGCTTGAAACTTCTCTTAAATGGTCTCCCGACACGTTTGGGGCAGTCGCCGGGTCGGAATACTTTTTAAATGTATTCGTGGCGTTTCTAATCTTTGCAGGAATTATTCTGGACCGGATCGGGGTAAGGCGGTCAGCAATCCTCTCGGGAATACTTATGGTGATAGGTGCTTCCATAAAACTGTATGGTATCAGTGATCACTTCAATGCCGGAGGATTCGGATATGATTTCTTTAATTCATTCTGGACCGGTTTCCCTGCTTCAGCAAAAGTGGCGTGTATGGGTTTTGCTATTTTCGGCTGTGGAGTTGAAATGGCCGGAATCACGGTTTCGAAAGGAATTGTCAAATGGTTTGCCGGAAAGGAATTGGCCCTGGCAATGGGGTTGGAAATGGCTATTGCCCGATTAGGTGTATTTTCCGTATTCCGTCTGTCGCCTTATTTAGCCGAACAAGGGGGCATAACTCTTTCGGTTGGAGTAGGTACGTTGTTGCTATTGATAGGATTGCTGTCGTTTTCCGTTTATTTCTTCTTCGATAAAAAACTCGATTCCCAGACGGATAGCCTTAGAACCGCTTCAGATCCGGAAGAAGAATTTAAGGTAAGCGATTTGAAAGCTATCTTTACCTCCAAGACATTTATGGTGGTAGCCGGATTATGTGTTCTCTTTTATTCAGCCATTTTCCCGTTCCAGAAATTTGCTACGGGTATGCTGGAGAGCCGGTTGGGTATGACGACCGTGGAAGCTGGAAATTTATTTTCCTATTTTCCCATCGGAGCGATGATTCTAACTCCTTTCCTGGGTTGGTTTATCGACCATAAAGGTAAAGCTGCAACAATGCTGTTCGCCGGTTCATTGCTGGTAATTATCTGCCATCTGATTTTTGCCATAACTCCGGTAGAGAATTTTACGTTTGCTGTAGCTTTGGGGGCTATTATTCTGTTGGGTATTTCATTCTCCCTGGTACCGGCCGCTTTGTGGCCTTCAGTACCCAAACTGGTAGATAACAAAGTATTGGGATCGGCTTACTCCATCATTTTCTGGATACAGAATATAGGCTTGATGCTAACGCCAATCCTGATCGGATGGTCGTTAAAAGTATCCAATCCCGGTGTGGCAGAACGAATTCTGGCAGGAGAAGATATAAAATACAACTACACGGTTCCGATGCTTATTTTTGCCGCATTTGGAGTGGCCGCATTGGCACTGGCTTTCTATCTCAAAGTGTTGGATAAGAAAAAGGGGTACGGACTGGAATCACCAAATATCCGGAAATAG
- a CDS encoding carboxypeptidase-like regulatory domain-containing protein, protein MNLKDYIRGQRRGKEANQLERKAMGDSFLQDAIDGYDSVEGNHISAIDDLEKRLSAPEKRFNKRIWIWAVAAAVVLLIGTPLLLNKPYMAEESTVVSDIIQTEEEIIPSLIQKDTILVADHHELNRNQDTASKVKETSSPSLPVEASSDNIQLIAENIAKDTEIANDIKNVPDKEIRSLTIQQIGEKTVMEERQKEISETLAGRVSGISTTITPADKLFVSGRIVDETGEPLVGVIIQLSDTRTGTISDTAGNFQLIVPNDKQERLIASYVGMTNVEIPLKENAGDIMMRADDMALNETVVIGYGVPKKRLFARSTSSVNEKETFGEKEFKDYFIENYDKGICEGQKLIITADFFIDPMGRPAHIDIKENSCPALESEIKRLLLGSPHWSSKNRKVTLRIELP, encoded by the coding sequence GTGAATCTAAAAGATTACATAAGGGGACAACGACGAGGGAAGGAAGCCAACCAATTGGAACGCAAAGCCATGGGAGATTCCTTCCTCCAGGACGCTATCGATGGATACGATTCGGTGGAAGGGAACCATATATCCGCTATTGACGATTTGGAAAAACGTCTCTCTGCACCGGAGAAACGTTTCAATAAACGGATATGGATATGGGCTGTAGCGGCAGCAGTCGTATTACTTATCGGCACTCCTCTCCTGCTGAATAAACCTTATATGGCAGAGGAATCAACCGTTGTATCCGATATTATTCAAACCGAAGAAGAAATTATTCCTTCTTTGATACAGAAAGATACGATATTGGTTGCCGATCATCATGAACTAAACAGAAACCAGGATACTGCCTCCAAAGTAAAAGAAACATCCTCACCTTCCTTACCGGTAGAAGCATCTTCTGATAATATTCAACTGATCGCGGAAAATATCGCAAAAGACACTGAAATTGCAAACGATATTAAAAATGTCCCGGATAAAGAGATCCGGTCATTAACAATTCAGCAGATAGGGGAAAAAACGGTTATGGAAGAACGACAAAAAGAAATTTCTGAAACATTGGCTGGTCGTGTATCCGGCATATCTACAACCATCACTCCGGCGGATAAATTATTCGTTTCCGGGCGGATAGTAGATGAAACCGGTGAACCTCTCGTGGGTGTTATAATTCAACTCTCAGATACCCGTACGGGAACCATTTCCGATACAGCGGGCAATTTCCAGTTAATTGTTCCAAACGACAAACAGGAAAGGCTTATTGCCTCATATGTCGGAATGACGAACGTCGAAATTCCATTGAAAGAGAATGCAGGAGATATTATGATGAGAGCTGATGATATGGCACTCAACGAAACGGTTGTAATAGGATACGGCGTACCGAAAAAGAGATTATTTGCCAGGTCCACCTCATCGGTAAATGAGAAGGAAACATTCGGAGAAAAAGAATTCAAGGATTATTTTATCGAGAACTATGACAAGGGAATCTGTGAGGGACAAAAACTTATAATTACAGCTGATTTTTTTATAGATCCCATGGGAAGGCCGGCACATATTGATATCAAAGAAAATTCGTGTCCTGCATTGGAAAGTGAAATAAAAAGGCTTCTACTGGGTTCTCCTCACTGGTCGAGTAAAAACAGAAAAGTAACCTTACGGATTGAATTACCTTAA
- a CDS encoding RNA polymerase sigma factor has protein sequence MKNRRDITTLSNDELFALCKKEKQSDYFGELFRRYIPMIYGLCLKYLGNENEAQDAVMDLFEEVSQKVKRYDIQNFHTWLYSVSRNHCLLRLRKTKQTFFVNIDDIVMENGDFFTLLDKEKSSEEESALMFCMKELGEEQRKSIEYFYYENRSYADIVSITGYTLEKVKSYIQNGKRNLKNCIIRILKVE, from the coding sequence TTGAAAAACAGAAGAGATATAACTACACTATCAAACGATGAACTGTTTGCTCTTTGTAAAAAGGAAAAGCAATCAGATTATTTCGGTGAGTTGTTTCGTCGTTATATCCCGATGATATATGGGTTATGCCTGAAATACCTTGGTAATGAGAACGAGGCGCAGGATGCCGTGATGGACCTGTTTGAGGAGGTTTCACAAAAGGTTAAACGATATGATATACAGAATTTTCATACGTGGCTTTACAGTGTATCCAGGAACCACTGCTTATTACGTTTACGGAAAACAAAACAAACATTTTTTGTAAATATCGATGATATAGTTATGGAAAATGGCGACTTCTTCACTCTATTAGATAAAGAGAAGTCGAGTGAAGAAGAGTCGGCATTAATGTTCTGCATGAAGGAACTGGGAGAAGAACAGCGAAAGAGTATCGAATATTTTTATTACGAAAACAGATCGTATGCCGACATCGTTTCCATTACAGGATATACGCTCGAAAAGGTAAAAAGTTATATCCAGAACGGAAAGCGGAATTTGAAGAACTGCATTATACGGATTCTAAAAGTAGAATAG
- a CDS encoding vWA domain-containing protein, which yields MKTTIQKISLMFLVMVMSLSVSAQEIVVKGKVSDGQDKSPLIGATVMEKNTNNSVITDESGEFSIKTRKGKILQVQYIGYKPKEVKVKGERMEIYLEPDFVVLEEEIIIGYGKPNKLRNITGAVTSLFQGRASGVHTQGMVQYDMAVPPMYPFIGRESNTEEYESLKENHFLPALKQPLSTFSLDVDVASYANIRRMINQGQMPPKDAVRVEEMINYFSYNYPQPTDGHPVNIVTETTICPWNKDHQLLRIGVKAKEIPSKALPATNFVFLIDVSGSMYSADKLPLVKSSMKLLVNNLRPQDRVAIVTYAGAAGEVLPSTSGADKQKIMDALEGLQAGGSTAGGAGIQLAYKIAEKNFVKDGNNRVILCTDGDFNVGVSTTGGLESLIESKRKSGIFLTVLGYGMGNYKDNKLQILAQKGNGNHAYIDNLQEANKVVVNEFGSTMYTVAKDVKIQVEFNPAFVNVYRLIGYESRLLNDEDFNDDLKDAGELGPGHTVTALYEIVPVGVKSPVGSIDPLKYQSSGKETTAPGYTNSKELLTVKLRYKKPDEDVSRKLEIPVLANMVNKNASDELSFIMSVAMFGQLLRDSDFKGDASYAKVLELARKGLNDDPNGYRREFIRLVEAVEQLAK from the coding sequence ATGAAGACAACAATTCAAAAAATCAGTTTGATGTTTCTTGTGATGGTAATGTCATTATCGGTTTCCGCGCAGGAAATAGTAGTGAAGGGTAAAGTATCGGATGGTCAGGATAAATCGCCATTGATCGGTGCGACCGTTATGGAAAAAAATACAAACAATAGTGTGATTACTGATGAGAGCGGTGAATTCAGTATTAAAACCCGAAAAGGAAAAATACTGCAAGTTCAGTATATCGGGTATAAACCAAAAGAGGTAAAGGTAAAGGGTGAAAGGATGGAAATTTATTTGGAACCGGATTTCGTGGTACTCGAAGAGGAGATTATCATCGGGTACGGAAAGCCTAATAAATTGAGAAACATAACCGGAGCAGTTACGTCATTATTCCAGGGCAGGGCTTCAGGTGTCCATACGCAGGGAATGGTTCAATATGACATGGCCGTGCCTCCAATGTATCCTTTCATAGGGAGGGAGTCCAATACTGAAGAGTATGAATCATTAAAGGAAAACCACTTTCTTCCGGCCTTGAAGCAACCACTTTCCACTTTCTCGCTTGATGTGGATGTTGCGTCTTATGCCAATATCCGCCGTATGATCAACCAGGGACAGATGCCGCCAAAAGATGCAGTACGTGTGGAGGAGATGATCAACTATTTCAGTTATAATTATCCACAGCCTACGGATGGACATCCGGTGAATATTGTCACAGAAACAACTATTTGTCCGTGGAACAAAGATCATCAGTTGCTACGTATCGGTGTAAAAGCAAAGGAAATACCATCCAAAGCTTTACCGGCAACCAATTTTGTTTTCCTGATCGATGTGTCGGGCTCGATGTATAGTGCTGATAAATTACCACTCGTGAAATCATCGATGAAGCTGTTGGTGAATAATTTGCGCCCGCAGGACAGGGTTGCGATCGTTACTTATGCCGGAGCAGCAGGTGAAGTGTTGCCATCGACAAGCGGAGCCGACAAGCAGAAGATCATGGATGCCTTGGAGGGTTTGCAGGCTGGAGGCTCTACCGCAGGAGGTGCAGGTATTCAACTGGCGTATAAGATTGCCGAGAAGAATTTCGTAAAAGACGGGAATAACCGGGTGATTTTGTGTACCGATGGAGATTTTAACGTGGGTGTTTCGACTACTGGGGGATTGGAGTCATTGATCGAGTCCAAACGGAAAAGCGGTATTTTCCTGACAGTCCTCGGGTATGGAATGGGGAACTATAAAGACAATAAACTGCAGATCTTGGCACAGAAAGGAAACGGAAATCATGCCTACATCGATAATTTGCAGGAAGCCAACAAAGTAGTTGTGAACGAATTCGGAAGTACAATGTACACTGTGGCAAAAGATGTGAAGATTCAGGTAGAATTCAACCCGGCATTCGTCAATGTTTACCGTCTGATCGGTTACGAAAGCAGGTTGCTTAATGACGAGGATTTCAATGATGATCTGAAAGATGCAGGTGAACTGGGTCCCGGTCATACTGTGACAGCGCTTTATGAAATTGTTCCTGTAGGAGTTAAATCGCCTGTGGGTAGTATAGATCCTTTGAAGTACCAATCTTCGGGGAAAGAAACTACCGCACCTGGGTATACGAACAGTAAAGAATTATTGACCGTAAAACTTCGCTACAAAAAACCGGACGAAGATGTGAGCCGCAAATTAGAAATTCCGGTATTGGCAAATATGGTGAATAAAAATGCATCGGATGAATTGAGCTTCATTATGTCGGTCGCCATGTTCGGACAGCTACTGCGTGATTCAGACTTCAAAGGCGATGCATCCTATGCGAAAGTCCTTGAACTTGCCCGTAAAGGGTTGAATGATGATCCGAACGGCTATCGCCGGGAGTTTATCCGGTTGGTCGAGGCTGTTGAGCAGCTGGCTAAGTAG
- a CDS encoding helix-turn-helix domain-containing protein, with product MAGTPKSISMVKQILHLHGLGYGIKTISRELGVSKNTVKRYLRQAESRGLAPEAVSSHSNEALEHILLEDNTRGRDKLTQLRQLFPDISSKLEETGFTLRTACSPRSGLSWRVKHRGSSRSTRCWRPWSRPNGKNRRTGKRTG from the coding sequence ATGGCAGGAACACCTAAAAGCATCAGCATGGTAAAACAGATACTACATTTACATGGCCTTGGTTACGGGATCAAGACGATCTCCCGTGAGCTTGGGGTATCCAAAAACACGGTCAAGCGCTATTTGCGCCAGGCAGAGTCCAGGGGATTGGCACCGGAGGCAGTTTCCTCCCACAGCAACGAGGCGCTGGAACATATCTTATTGGAGGATAATACGCGAGGCCGGGATAAGTTGACCCAATTGCGACAACTTTTCCCCGATATCAGCAGCAAGTTGGAGGAAACAGGTTTCACCCTACGTACGGCATGCAGTCCTCGTTCAGGGCTATCCTGGAGAGTAAAACATCGGGGCAGTTCACGATCGACCAGATGCTGGCGACCCTGGTCGAGGCCGAATGGGAAGAACAGGAGAACCGGAAAACGGACCGGCTGA
- a CDS encoding ATP-binding protein has translation MDQMLATLVEAEWEEQENRKTDRLIKNAGFRYPASLEEIDYSHPRNLDRNQVLRLVDCNYLERAENVLVTGAQRAAELPGWCCHKLFLQQRSANKIDG, from the coding sequence ATCGACCAGATGCTGGCGACCCTGGTCGAGGCCGAATGGGAAGAACAGGAGAACCGGAAAACGGACCGGCTGATAAAAAATGCGGGGTTCCGCTACCCGGCATCCCTTGAAGAAATAGACTACTCGCATCCGCGTAACCTGGACAGGAACCAAGTGCTCCGGCTGGTGGACTGCAATTACCTCGAGCGGGCGGAGAACGTCCTGGTGACAGGTGCACAAAGGGCGGCTGAGCTCCCTGGTTGGTGTTGCCATAAACTGTTTTTACAACAAAGATCGGCAAACAAAATAGATGGATAA
- a CDS encoding ATP-binding protein — translation MKIKKVEIKDYKAFYGLNEFKVEGKNLFIYGENGSGKSSFYYALKDFFQSSTETLSYDETENIFLTKAQQGKGFIKVTFNPDRSGAANDKTYTVKKTSKDTYTVSRLSWAYLSIYFVCRSLL, via the coding sequence ATGAAAATTAAGAAAGTCGAAATAAAAGATTATAAGGCATTCTACGGCTTGAATGAATTTAAGGTAGAAGGCAAAAACCTTTTCATCTATGGGGAAAACGGAAGCGGTAAAAGTTCCTTTTATTATGCCTTGAAGGACTTCTTTCAATCATCCACCGAAACATTGAGCTATGATGAAACCGAAAATATTTTCTTGACCAAAGCCCAACAAGGCAAAGGTTTCATAAAAGTAACTTTCAATCCTGACCGAAGCGGAGCAGCCAATGACAAAACCTATACGGTTAAGAAAACATCAAAAGACACCTATACCGTATCCCGTCTGTCATGGGCGTATTTATCCATCTATTTTGTTTGCCGATCTTTGTTGTAA